A window from Centropristis striata isolate RG_2023a ecotype Rhode Island chromosome 2, C.striata_1.0, whole genome shotgun sequence encodes these proteins:
- the slc1a2a gene encoding excitatory amino acid transporter 2a produces MNIYSNQEGPQMQRGQDYNSANKMQKQVEVRISESHMEPIVDPPESACSSLCDKIMKNMVLTLTILGVFLGSIAGMLLRHISPLPPDVIMIIAFPGEILMRMLKMLILPLVVSSLVTGLAGLDAKSSGRLGTRAMVYYMSTTVIAAVLGVILVLLIHPGNPKLRANLGQGKKNDEVSSVDAFFDLIRNLFPENLVQACFQQIQTVVTKVQVPTNRTKAPPQFTVKRALQFKSGMNVLGLIGFFVAFGVIMGKMGEKAKLMLEFFNVLNEIVMRLVGAIMWYSPIGIACLICGKIISIADLEVVARQLGMYMVTVIVGLIIHGGIFLPLIYFVIVKENPYKFFMGMFQAWVTALGTASSAGTLPVTFRCLEENLGIDKRVTRFVLPVGATINMDGTALYEAVAAIFIAQMNGIALDWGQIVTVSMTATLASVGAASIPSAGLVTMLLILTAVGLPTQDISLLVAVDWLLDRFRTSVNVVGDSYGAGIVYHLSKDELDSFDQQARMEDFEMAKTQSFFENNSNQTVYAHHNSILIDDCKVTVDNNGKNSGFFLEEGPWKCE; encoded by the exons ATGAACATCTACTCCAATCAGGAGGGCCCTCAAATGCAACGAGGACAAGACTACAACTC TGCCAACAAAATGCAGAAGCAAGTTGAGGTCAGGATTAGCGAGAGCCACATGGAGCCCATTGTGGACCCTCCTGAGAGCGCATGTAGCAGCCTGTGCGATAAAATCATGAAGAACATGGTTCTCACTCTCACAATCCTCG GTGTGTTTCTGGGTTCCATCGCTGGCATGCTGCTGCGGCACATATCGCCTCTCCCTCCTGATGTTATTATGATCATCGCCTTCCCTGGAGAGATCCTAATGAGGATGCTGAAGATGCTTATTTTGCCTCTTGTTGTTTCCAGTCTGGTCACAG GACTTGCCGGTTTGGATGCCAAATCCAGCGGCCGCTTGGGCACCAGGGCCATGGTGTACTACATGTCTACGACGGTGATCGCAGCTGTCCTGGGAGTGATCCTGGTACTGCTCATCCATCCCGGAAACCCCAAACTGAGGGCTAATCTCGGACAGGGAAAGAAGAACGACGAGGTGTCGAGTGTGGACGCCTTCTTCGATCTTATCCGAAATCTTTTCCCGGAGAACTTGGTGCAGGCCTGCTTTCAGCAG ATTCAAACAGTAGTCACCAAAGTACAAGTGCCCACTAACAGAACCAAAGCACCTCCACAATTCACAGTTAAGAGGGCTCTTCAGTTCAAGAGTGGGATGAACGTCTTGG GTTTGATTGGCTTCTTTGTCGCTTTTGGAGTTATTATGGGGAAAATGGGAGAGAAGGCCAAACTCATGCTGGAGTTTTTCAACGTCCTGAATGAAATCGTTATGAGGCTTGTTGGTGCAATTATGTG GTACTCCCCTATTGGTATTGCCTGCCTTATCTGTGGAAAGATCATCTCCATTGCTGACTTAGAGGTGGTCGCCAGGCAGCTGGGGATGTACATGGTCACTGTGATAGTGGGTCTCATCATCCATGGAGGCATCTTCCTTCCGCTGATATATTTTGTGATAGTAAAAGAAAACCCCTACAAGTTCTTCATGGGAATGTTCCAAGCTTGGGTCACGGCTCTCGGAACAGCATCCAG TGCCGGCACCTTGCCCGTCACGTTCAGGTGCTTAGAGGAGAACCTGGGCATCGACAAGAGAGTAACGCGCTTTGTCCTCCCAGTGGGCGCCACCATCAACATGGACGGCACAGCGCTTTACGAGGCCGTAGCTGCCATCTTCATCGCTCAGATGAATGGGATTGCCCTCGACTGGGGCCAGATTGTTACTGTCAG TATGACCGCCACCCTGGCCAGTGTTGGAGCAGCCAGTATCCCCAGTGCTGGACTTGTGACCATGCTTCTGATCCTCACGGCGGTGGGGCTGCCCACTCAGGACATCAGCCTCCTGGTCGCTGTCGACTGGCTGCT GGATCGTTTCCGTACCTCAGTGAACGTGGTTGGGGACTCCTACGGTGCTGGTATCGTGTACCACCTCTCCAAGGACGAGCTGGACTCCTTCGACCAGCAGGCCCGGATGGAGGACTTTGAGATGGCAAAGACACAATCCTTCTTTGAAAATAACTCCAACCAGACTGTATACGCTCACCACAACTCAATCTTGATAGACGATTGCAAG GTCACCGTGGACAATAATGGCAAGAACTCAGGGTTCTTTCTTGAGGAGGGACCATGGAAATGCGAGTAA